Below is a window of candidate division WOR-1 bacterium RIFOXYB2_FULL_36_35 DNA.
AAAACATACTTGTGTATTTTCTATAAAAATATCCATTTGGGTCACGTCCTAAATATAATAGTGGGGCAAGATTTCCCTCAAATCTCAAATTGGCCAGTTCTTTAAAACCATCTGCGCAACCCCGTTGCCAACGACTTAATTGCTGGCGTAGCACGAAATCAACTAAGGCATCAATCCTTCTCTTCTGAGTTTTTGCTTGCAAAACAGCTTGAAATTCATTTTTAAAATTAGGAGAGAAAGACTCACTCCATTCATGAGTGTCATACACTCTTGTTTGAGGCTCAAAGTTTAATCGAAAAGCTTGCTCCCAAGTATTAATTTTTATTTTGTTCACTTAATAAACATAGGGGCAAGACGCCTCTTTGATCTTTTTATATTGCCCTATGTCTCCTTGTCGAGACCTCTGATTAATTCAGAGGTTCGATGTCCTCCGAATTTTCCACATATCAAGTTAGCAACCCTGGGCGGGTTGTCCTTTTCCAAGAACAACCCATCGCCATAGTGCTAACTGCTTATAAAAGAACATCGGGTTTTTTTTTGAAAATTTCAGGTGATTTTTTTTGGTTTCAGATTTTTATCGATGAAATTATGTGAAAGATGGAGGCATATTCAAAGAAACAAGATTTTAGATCGCTTATCTTCTGTGCGAAAAGTAAAATACATAGTTCCTGCGAATGCGAACAAATTCAACATTGAGTACGGCATGGAAGAGATTGATGGTCAGGATACAAGAAAATTATTTGAAGTTTTAATGAAATAATGTTTTTTGGTGTATACAAGCCGTTTTTCTGAAAGTCAATAGCTAGAAGGATTACAGCCTTTTTTATTTTTTAAGTAGTAAACTCACGCTAGCATTGGATTTTATAGGTAGTTTGAAAAAGAGGAAGTTTATAACCAAAAGGATGCTGAAGGATTTATAAATTTATTTGGGCTTCCGATGAAGGTTCAGGCGAAAATAAATAAAAAAATAACAAAATCCTGGGCATCTCTCCTGTAACTTAAAACAATTACCTGTTATAATATTGACAATCATTTTTTTGGGTTTTAATTTTTGGGAGGCTAAATAATGTCATCAAAAAAAGCGTGGTCGGGTCGGTTTCGTCTGCCAATCGCAAAATCTGCCGAAGAATTTTCTGCCTCTGTCCATTATGATAAAAGACTTTACAAGCAGGACATAATCCAAAGTATGGCTTATGCAAGGTGTCTTCAAAAGGCAGGGATACTGACAGTTCAAGAGTGCCAAAAAATTATCAAAGGGTTGGAAACGATTAAAAAAGAGATAGATAAGGGAAAAAATCCATTTAAAGCCTCATGTGAAGATATCCATATGAATATTGAAATGCTCCTGATTGAAAAAATAGGGGAGGTCGGCAAAAAAGTTCACACAGGCCGTTCCCGCAACGATCAGGTTTCTACGGATCTTAGAATGTACCTTAAATGGGAAATTACAGAGACATTGATCCAGATCGAAAACCTCCAGAAGTCTTTAGTTGACCTTGCCGACAAAAATATAGATGTAATAATGCCTGGATATACCCATCTGCAACGCGCACAGCCTATTTTATTTGCCCATCAGATGATGGCTTATTACGAAATGTTGCAACGCGACAAAGATAGGCTTGAAGATTCTTATAGAAGATGTGATTTTATGCCTCTTGGCAGCGGGTCATTATCAGGGACAAATTTTGGCCTTGATAGAAAGTTTCTTGCAAAAGAACTTGGCTTTGCAAATATTACGAATAACAGTCTCGACGCGGTATCAGACCGTGATTTTGTTCTGGATTATCTCTATTCTGCCTCTGTCTGCCAAATGCATCTCTCCCGATTGGCAGAAGAATTAATTATCTGGTCGAGTTATGAATTTTGTTATATAACTTTATCCGATGCTTATACGACAGGCTCCTCACTTATGCCTCAAAAGAAAAACCCAGACATGGCAGAACTTACGAGAGGTAAAACTGGCAGAGTTTACGGAAGCCTTTTTTCTCTTCTAACAACTATGAAAGGGCTTCCTCTTGCCTACAACAGGGATATGCAGGAAGATAAAGAGCCGCTTTTTGATTCGATAGATACTTTAAAAGCCTGTTTGGGGATAATGGCGGAGATGCTTAAGACTGCAAAGGTAAATAGTGAAAGAATGTTAAAAGCGTCCAAGAAAGGGTTTCTTACGGCGACAGATATGGTTTATTATCTTGTTACAAAAGGAGAGAGCTTTAGGACTGCCCATGAGATAGTGGGGAAGAT
It encodes the following:
- a CDS encoding argininosuccinate lyase, encoding MSSKKAWSGRFRLPIAKSAEEFSASVHYDKRLYKQDIIQSMAYARCLQKAGILTVQECQKIIKGLETIKKEIDKGKNPFKASCEDIHMNIEMLLIEKIGEVGKKVHTGRSRNDQVSTDLRMYLKWEITETLIQIENLQKSLVDLADKNIDVIMPGYTHLQRAQPILFAHQMMAYYEMLQRDKDRLEDSYRRCDFMPLGSGSLSGTNFGLDRKFLAKELGFANITNNSLDAVSDRDFVLDYLYSASVCQMHLSRLAEELIIWSSYEFCYITLSDAYTTGSSLMPQKKNPDMAELTRGKTGRVYGSLFSLLTTMKGLPLAYNRDMQEDKEPLFDSIDTLKACLGIMAEMLKTAKVNSERMLKASKKGFLTATDMVYYLVTKGESFRTAHEIVGKIIAFCEECNMQLEYMALPDLKKYSERFTYDVTRILSAESSVKAKDVHGGTAPSRVKEAIKRARANFLHN